One genomic window of Cupriavidus oxalaticus includes the following:
- the minC gene encoding septum site-determining protein MinC: MSQKKSPRFELRSGNVDALLLALQTADMAALRDDLLSRFEATPDFFSNDVIALDLRALEDDSEVALGTVIETLAKLKARAIGVVARAGQREWAERFGLPLLDSQSRRGSGAGADRAAEAKAAAEAEQAAAQAAAQAAAEQAAREDAVRAAAQATTDAAVAAAVRQHQTLLIDKPLRSGQQVYAHGDVVILDVVSYGAEVIAEGNIHIYAPLRGRALAGVKGNTGARIFSTCMEPELISIAGIYRTAEQTLPADVLGKTAQVRLAEEKLILEALRLK, from the coding sequence ATGTCCCAGAAGAAATCGCCACGCTTCGAGCTGCGCAGTGGCAACGTCGATGCCCTCCTTCTCGCCCTCCAGACCGCCGACATGGCTGCGCTGCGGGATGACCTCCTCTCCCGGTTCGAAGCCACTCCCGATTTCTTCTCCAATGACGTGATCGCGCTGGACCTGCGCGCGCTCGAGGACGATAGCGAAGTCGCGCTCGGCACGGTGATCGAGACCCTGGCCAAGCTCAAGGCACGCGCCATCGGCGTGGTGGCCCGCGCCGGCCAGCGCGAATGGGCCGAGCGCTTCGGTCTGCCGCTGCTCGACAGCCAGAGCCGCCGCGGCAGCGGTGCCGGCGCCGATCGTGCCGCCGAGGCCAAGGCCGCCGCCGAGGCGGAACAGGCCGCTGCTCAGGCCGCCGCGCAAGCCGCGGCCGAGCAGGCCGCGCGCGAAGACGCCGTCCGCGCCGCCGCGCAGGCCACCACCGACGCCGCGGTCGCCGCCGCGGTGCGCCAGCACCAGACCCTGCTGATCGACAAGCCGCTGCGCTCGGGCCAGCAGGTCTACGCGCACGGCGACGTGGTGATCCTCGACGTGGTCAGCTATGGGGCCGAGGTCATTGCCGAAGGCAACATCCATATCTATGCCCCGCTGCGCGGCCGCGCGCTGGCGGGCGTCAAGGGCAACACCGGTGCGCGCATCTTCAGCACGTGCATGGAGCCCGAACTCATTTCCATTGCCGGCATCTACCGTACCGCGGAGCAGACGCTCCCGGCCGACGTGCTCGGCAAGACGGCCCAGGTACGCCTGGCCGAAGAAAAACTGATCCTCGAGGCGCTGCGGCTCAAGTAA